The following are from one region of the Amylibacter sp. IMCC11727 genome:
- a CDS encoding nitronate monooxygenase: protein MNWPDTRLCDLLSIEHPIIQAPMAGATSPDMAIAAANAGALGSLGCALQTVEQMAADVAAAKSGTNRALNFNFFVHKPPQHDPVRHAAAIERLRPWYTMQGIDKVVEPAETHPPFDQTMCDALLDHAPHVVSFHFGLPDRSLVDQIKAKGCTILSSATSAAEAIWLERHGADAIIAQGYEAGGHNGWFLPRNGSDVPGTMALVPRVVDAVDVPVIAAGGIADGRGIAAAFMLGAAGVQIGTAFLATPECRSHAVHKDAVINATGDETMHTTAFSGRAARTLTNDYARDMADVTDWPDFPLMNAATAPIRAATAKDGSGDAFALWAGQGVGLARAETTTEVIERLVAEAKAILNQ, encoded by the coding sequence ATGAACTGGCCTGATACCCGTCTTTGCGATCTTCTTTCGATCGAACACCCCATTATCCAAGCCCCAATGGCAGGGGCCACATCGCCCGACATGGCCATTGCGGCGGCCAATGCTGGGGCGCTCGGTTCGCTCGGCTGTGCGCTGCAAACGGTGGAACAGATGGCGGCTGACGTGGCGGCCGCAAAATCTGGCACGAATCGTGCGCTAAATTTCAACTTTTTCGTTCATAAACCACCACAACACGACCCCGTTCGCCACGCCGCCGCCATTGAACGCCTGCGTCCCTGGTACACCATGCAAGGCATTGATAAAGTTGTAGAACCGGCCGAAACGCATCCCCCTTTTGATCAAACCATGTGCGATGCGCTGCTTGATCACGCGCCGCATGTTGTCAGCTTTCATTTCGGCCTGCCAGACCGATCCCTTGTGGATCAAATCAAAGCAAAAGGTTGCACGATCCTATCCTCTGCAACGTCCGCCGCAGAAGCCATTTGGCTCGAACGTCACGGCGCTGATGCGATCATTGCCCAAGGGTACGAAGCTGGCGGCCATAACGGTTGGTTTTTGCCGCGAAACGGTTCTGATGTGCCGGGCACAATGGCGCTCGTGCCGCGTGTCGTTGATGCGGTTGATGTTCCTGTCATTGCCGCAGGTGGCATTGCTGATGGGCGCGGTATCGCAGCGGCCTTCATGCTTGGCGCGGCGGGCGTGCAAATTGGGACGGCCTTTCTGGCAACGCCTGAATGTCGCTCCCATGCTGTTCACAAAGACGCGGTGATCAACGCCACCGGCGATGAAACGATGCACACCACGGCGTTTTCGGGACGCGCTGCACGCACGCTGACAAACGATTATGCCCGCGATATGGCAGATGTCACGGACTGGCCTGATTTCCCGTTGATGAATGCCGCGACCGCACCGATCCGTGCGGCCACCGCCAAAGACGGCAGCGGCGATGCGTTTGCCTTGTGGGCAGGGCAGGGTGTTGGCTTGGCCCGAGCTGAAACCACAACAGAGGTTATTGAACGCCTTGTGGCGGAAGCCAAAGCCATTCTGAACCAATAG
- a CDS encoding Ppx/GppA phosphatase family protein: MRANNKHAAPKGRHKNNNRQPTATPDGGLFAALDLGTNSCRMLIARPIGSEFEVVDAFSKPVHLGAGLAEYGTLAPAAIKRTLGALRICGKKLRQHGVKHSRLVATEACRRARNGDSFVNLVKRETGLNLEIIDPAEEARLAVVSCAPHLKDDSDQLLIVDIGGGSTELVWLDLSTVAPKNRARAMVELDLNKRGKAGCEKSACIMDWKSVPLGVATLKDMFHDVDDDCAKFALMSCSFEEQIDEFVPPEIGDGARCQIIGTSGTVTTVAASHLGLARYERCKVDGVSMCKQEIDQVVDKYLSIGPEGRKNAPCIGSDRHELIMSGAAILQAILRVWPSSCLTVADRGLREGLLYSQMTAAGVLGNRPN, translated from the coding sequence ATGCGAGCCAATAATAAACATGCGGCCCCAAAAGGCCGACACAAAAACAACAACCGCCAACCCACGGCCACGCCGGATGGGGGGCTTTTTGCTGCGCTGGATTTGGGCACAAACAGCTGTCGAATGCTGATTGCACGCCCTATAGGTTCAGAATTCGAAGTGGTGGATGCTTTTTCCAAACCCGTTCATTTGGGCGCTGGATTGGCGGAGTATGGCACGTTGGCCCCAGCTGCGATCAAACGCACTTTGGGGGCCTTGCGCATTTGCGGTAAAAAGTTGCGCCAACATGGTGTAAAACATTCCCGTCTTGTCGCAACCGAAGCCTGCCGCCGGGCCCGCAATGGCGACAGTTTCGTGAACCTTGTTAAACGCGAAACGGGCCTGAATCTGGAAATCATTGACCCCGCAGAAGAGGCACGCCTCGCCGTGGTCAGTTGCGCCCCCCACCTCAAAGACGATTCCGATCAATTGCTGATCGTGGATATTGGCGGCGGCTCCACCGAACTTGTTTGGCTCGATCTGTCTACTGTTGCCCCAAAAAACCGCGCCCGTGCGATGGTGGAATTGGATTTGAACAAACGGGGCAAAGCAGGGTGCGAAAAATCCGCCTGTATCATGGATTGGAAATCGGTCCCACTTGGCGTGGCGACGCTCAAAGACATGTTTCACGATGTTGATGACGACTGCGCCAAATTCGCGCTGATGTCGTGCAGCTTTGAAGAACAGATTGATGAATTTGTTCCCCCAGAAATCGGCGATGGCGCGCGCTGCCAAATCATCGGCACATCGGGCACTGTCACAACCGTGGCTGCATCCCATTTGGGGCTGGCCCGATACGAACGATGCAAAGTGGACGGCGTGTCCATGTGCAAACAGGAAATCGACCAAGTGGTTGATAAATATCTGTCAATCGGCCCAGAAGGGCGCAAAAACGCGCCCTGCATCGGATCAGATCGTCATGAATTGATCATGTCAGGCGCCGCAATTTTACAAGCAATCCTGCGCGTCTGGCCATCGAGCTGCCTGACAGTTGCAGACAGAGGCCTGCGCGAAGGGCTTCTCTATTCACAAATGACCGCCGCTGGCGTTCTTGGCAACAGGCCCAACTGA
- a CDS encoding virulence factor, whose protein sequence is MPDVTIVYWRDIPAQVIVGKGRRGAKVQLAERFEQAIDRCAMKIDAKDSDAYLAEWRKATPYPMDGDQNEVAAAEAARLEAEYDKDRIKQLIDNDGWA, encoded by the coding sequence ATGCCTGATGTAACCATCGTTTATTGGCGCGATATTCCAGCCCAAGTTATCGTTGGCAAAGGGCGCCGTGGGGCCAAAGTGCAATTGGCGGAACGGTTCGAGCAAGCCATCGACCGATGTGCCATGAAAATTGACGCGAAAGACAGCGATGCCTATTTGGCGGAATGGCGCAAAGCGACCCCGTATCCGATGGACGGTGACCAAAACGAGGTGGCTGCAGCGGAGGCTGCCCGACTCGAAGCGGAATACGACAAAGACCGCATCAAACAACTGATCGACAACGACGGCTGGGCTTAA
- a CDS encoding cupin domain-containing protein → MTQSAQDIIKTLDLQPHPEGGWYRQTWQDGTKPRAAGTSIYFLLEAHQTSHWHRVDSAEIWHWYAGSTMELHIHENGNTQVSILGPNLMDNQRPQLIVPPNAWQKSVPVEGWVLVGCTVSPGFEFERFELAADNWEPTDGS, encoded by the coding sequence ATGACCCAATCCGCACAAGACATCATCAAAACATTGGATTTGCAGCCCCATCCCGAAGGGGGCTGGTATAGACAAACGTGGCAGGACGGCACCAAGCCCCGTGCAGCGGGAACCAGCATCTATTTCCTGCTGGAAGCCCATCAGACCAGCCATTGGCACCGCGTCGATAGTGCGGAAATCTGGCATTGGTATGCGGGTTCAACAATGGAATTGCATATTCACGAAAATGGTAACACGCAGGTTTCAATTTTGGGTCCAAACCTGATGGATAATCAACGCCCTCAGTTGATTGTGCCGCCAAACGCGTGGCAAAAATCCGTTCCTGTGGAAGGCTGGGTATTGGTGGGATGTACGGTTTCCCCCGGTTTTGAATTTGAACGCTTTGAATTGGCGGCCGACAACTGGGAGCCAACTGATGGATCATAA
- a CDS encoding RlmE family RNA methyltransferase, with protein MANEKKSSGRGQRDLRVRVKSAKGRRLSSTLWLERQLNDPYVQKAQKDGYRGRAAYKILELDEKYRFLVPGARVVDLGCAPGGWCQVAVPKVNSLGERKGKKVGTILGVDLQEVDPIPGCELHVLDFLDEGADEQVKEWLGGKADVVMSDMAAASSGHKQTDHLRIMALCEAAAYFAFDVLEEGGTFVAKVLAGGAEGDLQKLLKQKFTKVANVKPPASRSDSSEKFVVATGFRG; from the coding sequence ATGGCAAATGAAAAGAAATCCTCTGGTCGCGGTCAACGCGACCTGCGTGTGCGTGTTAAATCGGCAAAAGGGCGGCGATTGTCCTCAACCCTTTGGCTCGAACGCCAATTGAACGACCCTTATGTGCAAAAGGCACAAAAAGACGGATATCGGGGCAGGGCGGCCTATAAAATCCTCGAGTTGGATGAAAAATACCGCTTTCTTGTGCCGGGCGCTCGCGTTGTGGATCTGGGCTGCGCCCCCGGCGGTTGGTGTCAGGTTGCGGTTCCCAAGGTAAATTCATTGGGGGAACGCAAAGGCAAAAAAGTTGGCACAATCCTCGGTGTTGATTTGCAAGAAGTGGACCCGATTCCTGGGTGTGAACTTCATGTTCTCGACTTCTTGGATGAAGGGGCCGACGAACAGGTAAAAGAATGGCTCGGTGGCAAAGCGGATGTTGTGATGTCTGATATGGCTGCGGCGTCGTCTGGTCACAAACAAACCGACCACCTGCGTATCATGGCGCTTTGCGAAGCAGCCGCCTATTTCGCTTTTGACGTTTTAGAAGAAGGCGGAACCTTTGTGGCCAAAGTCCTTGCAGGTGGGGCCGAGGGTGATTTGCAAAAACTGCTGAAACAGAAATTCACCAAAGTCGCGAACGTAAAACCACCCGCCAGCCGATCAGACAGTTCTGAAAAATTTGTCGTGGCAACGGGATTTCGCGGATAA
- the hpt gene encoding hypoxanthine phosphoribosyltransferase has translation MDHSNYVIDQMISAKSIAARVEALADEISAHFADTNKLIVVGLLRGSFVFIADLVRELDLPCEVDFLETSSYGDGMQSSREVRILKDLRGEIEGRDILVVEDIVDTGHTLKHVIGLLKSRNPARLEVCALLDKPSRREVDVKATWTGFEIPDEFVVGYGIDYAQRNRNLDHIGAVRFIED, from the coding sequence ATGGACCACAGTAACTACGTCATTGATCAAATGATTTCGGCAAAATCTATTGCGGCACGGGTCGAAGCCTTAGCTGATGAGATTTCGGCACATTTTGCGGATACAAATAAACTAATCGTGGTCGGGCTGTTGCGAGGCAGTTTTGTGTTTATCGCCGACTTGGTGCGAGAGTTGGATTTGCCGTGCGAAGTGGATTTTCTGGAAACATCGTCTTATGGCGATGGGATGCAATCGTCGCGCGAAGTACGCATATTAAAGGACCTGCGCGGCGAGATTGAGGGCCGCGATATTTTGGTGGTCGAAGATATCGTGGATACCGGCCATACGCTGAAACATGTGATTGGTTTGCTTAAATCGCGCAATCCGGCGCGGTTGGAGGTTTGTGCGCTGTTGGATAAACCATCACGGCGGGAAGTGGACGTTAAAGCCACGTGGACAGGATTTGAGATTCCCGATGAATTTGTGGTTGGCTACGGCATTGATTACGCGCAGCGCAATCGCAATCTGGATCACATCGGCGCGGTTCGGTTTATCGAGGATTAA
- a CDS encoding phosphatidylglycerophosphatase A: MNKLIATWFYAGLLPKVPGTWGSAAALPFAVVLHALGGFPALLIGTIVVFFVGWWATAEVTRGQAEHDPGMVVIDEVAGQWITLMPLSYVLWSHGSSVTILPWPGLVGGFFLFRLFDILKPWPVSWADKKSTPFGVMFDDVLAGIMAAVVLSIGGYLAHGGFS; the protein is encoded by the coding sequence ATGAACAAGCTGATTGCCACGTGGTTTTACGCAGGATTGCTGCCCAAGGTTCCGGGAACATGGGGCTCAGCAGCAGCCCTGCCCTTTGCGGTCGTGCTACACGCGCTTGGCGGGTTTCCTGCACTGTTGATTGGGACGATTGTCGTGTTTTTCGTCGGCTGGTGGGCCACAGCAGAAGTGACTCGCGGCCAAGCGGAACATGATCCAGGTATGGTTGTGATTGATGAAGTTGCGGGCCAGTGGATTACCTTGATGCCGTTGTCCTATGTGCTTTGGTCCCATGGGTCATCCGTAACAATCCTGCCTTGGCCTGGGTTGGTTGGCGGATTTTTCCTGTTTCGTTTGTTTGATATCCTGAAGCCGTGGCCGGTGAGTTGGGCAGACAAGAAATCCACACCGTTTGGCGTGATGTTTGATGATGTATTGGCGGGTATAATGGCGGCTGTTGTTCTGTCTATTGGTGGATATTTGGCACATGGAGGGTTTTCATAA
- a CDS encoding aminotransferase class IV, whose product MSADYTSGAAWMNAKVIPISDAKISVFDWGLTRSDITYDVVHVWDGAFFRLDDYLDRFMASMGKLRMDVGMERAEIRAALIDMVATSGLTSAYVSMVASRGTPIVAGTRDPRACNNHFYAWAVPFVWVIPQDVAKRGAHISLAEDARRIPINSVDPTVKNYHWGDMTAALFQALDAGYDTTVLLDHDGCVTEGPGFNIFAVVDGTVVTPKSGMLEGITRKTVMEICAELGIPCEARDIPKDVFLSADEVFTATTAGGPVAVTRVNERILGNDATGAITERIIKTYWDWHTRTDLNLKVTYK is encoded by the coding sequence ATGAGCGCCGATTACACATCGGGTGCGGCATGGATGAATGCTAAGGTCATTCCGATTTCAGATGCCAAGATATCGGTGTTTGATTGGGGGCTGACCCGTTCGGATATCACCTATGATGTGGTGCATGTCTGGGACGGAGCCTTTTTTCGGCTCGATGATTATTTGGACCGCTTTATGGCATCTATGGGCAAATTGCGCATGGATGTTGGCATGGAGCGCGCCGAAATTCGCGCCGCACTGATTGATATGGTGGCCACATCTGGTTTGACGTCGGCTTATGTGTCGATGGTGGCGTCGCGCGGCACTCCGATTGTGGCTGGAACCCGTGATCCACGCGCGTGCAACAACCATTTCTATGCTTGGGCCGTGCCATTTGTTTGGGTTATCCCCCAAGATGTGGCCAAGCGCGGGGCGCATATTTCATTGGCCGAAGATGCGCGGCGTATTCCAATCAATTCAGTGGATCCAACGGTGAAAAACTATCACTGGGGCGATATGACTGCGGCTTTGTTTCAAGCCCTTGATGCGGGGTATGATACAACGGTTCTGCTGGATCACGATGGGTGTGTGACCGAAGGACCGGGCTTTAACATTTTCGCAGTGGTAGATGGGACGGTTGTGACGCCGAAATCTGGCATGCTCGAAGGGATTACGCGCAAAACAGTGATGGAGATATGCGCCGAGCTGGGAATTCCCTGCGAGGCGCGGGACATTCCAAAAGACGTGTTTTTATCGGCGGATGAGGTTTTTACGGCCACGACGGCGGGCGGCCCAGTGGCCGTGACACGAGTCAACGAACGCATTTTGGGCAATGACGCGACGGGCGCCATTACAGAACGCATTATCAAGACCTATTGGGACTGGCACACGCGAACGGATTTAAATTTGAAAGTTACTTACAAATGA
- a CDS encoding fatty acid desaturase: MDHKEFVKTLDPDVRTELTTKSDRAGLKRLSAHGGWILVLGCYVAVGAPFWGLALIPLGICIVFLFTLLHETVHSTPFQAARLNAVVGHVCSILVIVPNTWFRYFHLAHHKHTNDPLNDPELETPKPITTQDYIWHISALPYWANVAKLIWRQAKGDVAAPYLPERAEPSVMWQARLMIALYALAVLLVLTGWGWIFWCWMLPVALGQPFLRAYLLAEHGLCPPVANMFENTRTTFTNRVVRFLAWNMPYHAEHHAYPAVPFHKLPELHSLASDQLQSTSDGYVQFHSEYISGTKR, translated from the coding sequence ATGGATCATAAGGAATTTGTAAAAACCCTAGACCCAGATGTACGCACGGAATTAACCACAAAATCGGATCGCGCTGGGCTGAAACGACTGAGCGCGCATGGGGGCTGGATCCTTGTGCTGGGCTGTTATGTGGCGGTGGGGGCACCGTTTTGGGGACTGGCCTTGATCCCGCTTGGGATTTGCATCGTGTTTTTGTTTACGTTGCTGCATGAAACCGTGCATTCCACGCCGTTTCAGGCAGCACGGTTAAACGCAGTGGTGGGGCATGTTTGTTCAATCCTTGTGATCGTGCCAAACACGTGGTTCCGCTACTTCCATTTGGCCCATCACAAACATACCAATGATCCGCTGAACGACCCCGAACTGGAAACACCAAAGCCGATCACGACACAGGATTATATATGGCATATCAGCGCCTTACCGTACTGGGCGAATGTGGCCAAACTGATCTGGCGGCAGGCCAAAGGCGATGTGGCTGCGCCATATTTGCCTGAACGAGCAGAACCATCGGTGATGTGGCAAGCCCGTTTGATGATTGCACTTTACGCATTGGCGGTTTTGTTGGTGCTGACGGGATGGGGCTGGATTTTCTGGTGCTGGATGCTGCCCGTAGCGCTGGGCCAACCGTTTTTGCGGGCTTATTTGCTGGCGGAACATGGGCTGTGCCCGCCTGTGGCCAATATGTTTGAAAACACCCGCACCACATTTACCAACCGCGTTGTTCGGTTTTTGGCGTGGAACATGCCCTATCACGCAGAACATCACGCCTATCCCGCGGTGCCGTTTCACAAATTGCCAGAACTGCATTCCTTGGCTTCGGACCAACTGCAAAGCACATCGGATGGTTACGTGCAGTTTCATAGCGAATACATTAGTGGGACGAAGCGTTAA
- the speB gene encoding agmatinase: MSGHGYEGGRLNLPFVGIATFGKKDYVADWDAIDADVAIIGAPFDFGAQFRSGARFGPRAVREASTLFSFGHAGAYDHEDDATYLGEDVRIVDMGDADIIHTDTINSHKNIEFAVRKALAAKALPVTIGGDHSVNIPCINAFDDQGDIHVLQIDAHLDFVDERHGVRFGHGNPMRRAAEKDYVTGLSQFGIRNVSSTAKEGYEAAREMGSDIQSVRQVRKLGTEAAAKRIPKGARVYVTIDIDAFCPSIAPGTGTPSHGGFLYYEVLELLQLVAQNHEVVGIDLVEVAPDYDHTGGTAILAAQLLLNFIGFIFHARTQK, translated from the coding sequence ATGTCAGGACATGGTTATGAAGGTGGGCGGTTGAACCTGCCGTTTGTGGGCATCGCAACCTTTGGCAAAAAGGACTATGTGGCGGATTGGGATGCCATTGATGCAGATGTGGCCATTATTGGCGCGCCATTTGATTTTGGGGCGCAATTCCGTTCAGGCGCGCGATTTGGTCCTCGGGCCGTGCGCGAAGCATCCACTTTGTTTTCATTTGGACACGCTGGCGCGTATGATCATGAAGATGATGCCACCTATCTGGGCGAAGATGTCCGCATTGTGGATATGGGGGATGCAGATATCATCCACACCGACACGATCAATTCGCACAAAAACATCGAATTTGCGGTGCGCAAAGCCTTGGCAGCAAAGGCCCTGCCCGTCACCATTGGCGGCGATCATTCGGTGAATATTCCCTGCATCAATGCCTTTGACGATCAGGGCGATATTCACGTGTTGCAGATTGATGCGCATTTGGATTTTGTCGATGAACGCCACGGCGTGCGATTTGGGCACGGCAACCCAATGCGCCGTGCGGCAGAAAAGGATTACGTGACGGGGCTGTCGCAATTTGGCATTCGCAATGTCAGTTCCACCGCAAAAGAAGGGTACGAAGCGGCCCGCGAGATGGGCTCGGACATTCAGTCCGTGCGTCAGGTGCGCAAATTAGGGACAGAGGCGGCGGCGAAGCGTATCCCCAAAGGGGCGCGGGTGTATGTGACCATCGACATTGATGCGTTTTGCCCCAGCATTGCCCCAGGGACAGGTACGCCGAGCCATGGGGGGTTCCTGTATTACGAGGTATTGGAACTGTTGCAGTTGGTGGCGCAAAACCACGAGGTTGTTGGCATTGATCTGGTGGAAGTGGCCCCTGATTATGATCACACAGGCGGTACAGCGATTTTGGCGGCGCAGCTGTTGTTGAACTTTATCGGGTTTATCTTTCACGCCCGCACGCAGAAATGA
- a CDS encoding methyltetrahydrofolate cobalamin methyltransferase translates to MTRTVVESKTKTAIIGFDQPFCVIGERINPTGRKILSEELEKGDFSRVEADAIAQVMAGANVLDVNSGAVFSNKMAEDPRYADNNFVEPTLMKELVEKVQAVVDVPLCIDSSVPGALENGLAAAEGRPLLNSVTGEEERLEMVLPLVKKYNVPVVAISNDDTGISEDPDVRFAVAKKIVERAADFGIPAHDIVVDPLVMPIGAMSTAGLQVFTLVRRLREELGVNTTCGASNISFGLPNRHGINNAFLPMAMAAGMTSAIMNPVALPVNQKKIDAKMAELAEAGIIVPDGIDLEVFANLVGLGSTKPKAGKEMEAIHAANFLTDNDPNGSTWINFNKVAPKAGEAEAGARGRRAGGGRRRRG, encoded by the coding sequence ATGACACGCACAGTCGTCGAATCTAAAACAAAAACCGCGATCATCGGCTTTGATCAGCCATTCTGCGTTATCGGGGAGCGGATTAACCCAACGGGCCGTAAAATTCTGTCCGAAGAGCTGGAAAAAGGGGATTTTTCCCGCGTTGAAGCCGATGCGATTGCACAGGTTATGGCTGGGGCAAATGTGCTCGACGTGAACTCTGGCGCGGTGTTTTCCAACAAAATGGCCGAAGACCCCCGTTATGCCGACAACAACTTTGTTGAACCAACCCTGATGAAAGAGTTGGTGGAAAAGGTGCAGGCCGTTGTGGATGTGCCATTGTGTATCGACTCCTCTGTTCCAGGTGCGCTGGAAAACGGTTTGGCCGCAGCCGAAGGCCGCCCGCTGTTGAATTCCGTCACTGGTGAAGAAGAGCGTTTGGAAATGGTTCTGCCACTGGTGAAGAAATACAATGTTCCAGTTGTGGCAATTTCTAACGACGACACTGGTATTTCAGAAGACCCAGATGTGCGCTTTGCCGTTGCGAAAAAGATCGTGGAACGGGCCGCTGATTTTGGCATCCCTGCCCATGATATCGTGGTTGACCCGCTGGTGATGCCAATCGGCGCCATGTCCACCGCTGGTTTGCAGGTGTTCACACTGGTGCGCCGTTTGCGTGAAGAATTGGGTGTGAACACCACATGTGGCGCGTCCAATATTTCGTTCGGCTTGCCAAACCGCCACGGCATCAACAACGCGTTCTTGCCTATGGCCATGGCGGCAGGGATGACATCAGCAATCATGAACCCTGTAGCCCTGCCTGTGAACCAAAAGAAGATTGATGCGAAAATGGCGGAATTGGCCGAAGCAGGCATCATTGTTCCTGATGGAATTGATTTGGAAGTATTCGCCAACCTTGTTGGCTTGGGATCGACCAAACCAAAGGCTGGCAAGGAGATGGAAGCCATCCATGCGGCCAACTTCCTGACAGATAACGATCCGAACGGCTCTACTTGGATCAACTTTAACAAAGTTGCACCAAAAGCAGGCGAAGCCGAAGCAGGGGCGCGTGGCCGTCGTGCGGGTGGTGGTCGTCGGCGTCGCGGGTAA
- a CDS encoding type II toxin-antitoxin system RatA family toxin: protein MPKHSETRQMPYSAQQMYDLIADVGKYHEFLPWCAATRIRTEFEKDGHRVIDADLVISFKVFRERFTSRVTLKPEDGRIDVEYLDGPFKYLYNHWKFTPVDEDTCQVDFHVDFEFKSAILQGLIGIVFNEAMRQIVGAFEKRAKALYANNPTV, encoded by the coding sequence ATGCCAAAGCACAGTGAAACCCGCCAAATGCCCTACAGCGCGCAACAGATGTATGATCTGATTGCCGACGTTGGGAAATACCACGAATTTCTACCGTGGTGCGCGGCCACCCGTATCCGCACAGAATTTGAAAAAGACGGACACAGAGTGATCGACGCTGATCTGGTGATTTCCTTCAAAGTGTTCCGCGAACGCTTTACCAGCCGTGTTACCCTAAAACCCGAAGACGGTCGAATTGACGTCGAATACCTCGATGGGCCTTTCAAATACCTCTACAATCACTGGAAATTCACACCAGTTGATGAAGACACCTGCCAAGTGGATTTTCACGTGGATTTCGAATTTAAGTCTGCAATCCTGCAAGGTTTAATCGGTATCGTTTTCAACGAAGCCATGCGCCAAATTGTTGGGGCTTTTGAAAAACGAGCCAAGGCGCTTTACGCAAACAATCCAACCGTCTAG
- a CDS encoding methylenetetrahydrofolate reductase has product MALLKFGSKNDTPTEVNPNVEAFLQGYSIEVMPRTAEKVEDFTALLPKGTRVYIAHIEGTPIEDMVATAKRISGEGFDVMPHFPARIIKDEATLGDWIARYQGEAGVDQALLLAGGVAKPHGDYHSSMQLLETGLFDKAGFKRLHTAGHPEPNTDIDPDGGRKNVNDALSWKQEFSKRTDAQMALATQFCFDSVPVIEWADSLVEMGIDIPVHIGIAGPAKLQTMIKFAIACGVGPSLKVLQKRAKDVTKLLLPFEPTQIITELADHKAANPNFNIEQVHFFPLGGIKTNATWAINNGGSSAIPAAQA; this is encoded by the coding sequence ATGGCTCTTTTGAAATTTGGTTCCAAAAACGACACACCGACAGAGGTGAACCCCAATGTAGAAGCCTTCTTGCAAGGCTATTCCATTGAGGTGATGCCGCGCACCGCAGAAAAGGTAGAAGACTTTACCGCGCTGTTGCCCAAAGGCACGCGTGTTTATATCGCCCATATCGAAGGCACACCCATCGAAGACATGGTCGCCACCGCTAAGCGGATCAGTGGCGAAGGGTTTGATGTGATGCCGCATTTCCCTGCGCGGATCATCAAAGATGAGGCCACACTTGGAGATTGGATCGCCCGTTACCAAGGCGAAGCTGGTGTGGATCAAGCACTGTTGTTGGCCGGTGGTGTGGCCAAACCGCATGGGGATTACCATTCTTCCATGCAGTTGTTGGAAACAGGTCTGTTTGACAAAGCGGGTTTCAAGCGGCTGCACACCGCTGGCCACCCAGAGCCAAATACAGACATTGACCCAGATGGCGGGCGCAAGAACGTGAATGATGCGCTGTCTTGGAAACAAGAGTTTTCCAAACGCACAGACGCGCAAATGGCGCTGGCCACACAGTTCTGTTTTGACAGTGTTCCCGTGATTGAGTGGGCCGATAGCCTTGTTGAAATGGGTATTGATATCCCTGTTCACATCGGCATTGCAGGCCCTGCCAAATTGCAGACAATGATCAAATTTGCCATCGCTTGTGGCGTTGGTCCTTCTCTGAAAGTGCTGCAAAAACGTGCCAAAGACGTGACAAAGCTGTTGCTACCGTTTGAGCCAACACAGATCATCACTGAATTGGCCGATCACAAGGCAGCCAATCCGAATTTCAACATCGAGCAGGTGCATTTCTTCCCGCTTGGTGGCATCAAAACCAACGCCACATGGGCGATCAACAACGGTGGCAGCTCTGCCATCCCAGCAGCACAAGCATAA
- a CDS encoding CinA family protein, with amino-acid sequence MAKTLATETLAACRERGEKIVTAESCTGGMVAAQLTSVAGSSDVMERGFVTYSNDAKVEMLGVRMETLNAHGAVSEDVAAEMAVGALSQSKADIAVSVTGIAGPGGSDHKPEGRVCFGLSTPEATVTSTVEFGALGRSKVRKKAMKFALRALRDKRLD; translated from the coding sequence ATGGCAAAAACGCTTGCAACGGAAACACTGGCAGCCTGTCGTGAACGGGGTGAAAAAATCGTCACCGCGGAAAGTTGCACAGGTGGCATGGTTGCCGCGCAATTAACCAGCGTTGCGGGATCCTCTGATGTCATGGAGCGAGGATTTGTGACCTATTCCAATGACGCCAAGGTGGAGATGCTGGGTGTTCGTATGGAAACGCTGAACGCACATGGTGCGGTGTCTGAGGATGTGGCCGCCGAAATGGCTGTGGGTGCGTTAAGTCAGTCCAAAGCTGATATTGCCGTCAGTGTCACGGGTATTGCAGGGCCAGGTGGATCGGATCACAAACCCGAAGGACGGGTGTGTTTTGGCCTGTCCACACCAGAAGCAACTGTCACAAGCACAGTGGAATTTGGTGCGCTTGGCCGATCAAAAGTGCGCAAAAAAGCCATGAAATTTGCCTTACGGGCGTTGCGCGATAAACGGCTGGATTAG